The Psychrobacter raelei genome contains the following window.
ACCACAATCAAGGTATTATCCTTAACTAATTGGGTGGTGAATTTGTGTATGGCATCTAATCTTGAGTTTTTGATTTTGGCGTGGATTGCTTTCACCCGCTGTTTGTTTTTCGCTCTTTGAGCTATTGCAAGCTTTTTAGCCCACTTTTGCGTTTGTTTGGTTGTCAGCTTGTCACCGTTTGAGGTGGTAGCAGATTCCTTTAAGCCTAAGTCAATACCAACGCTGCCTTTGCCACTTGCTTGTCTAGGAAAGTCTTTGACGGTAATACAGGCATACCAACGATGACGGCTGTCTTGCACTATCTCAAGCGTATTAATTTGATACAAAGACAAATTGTAGCTATCAAATACGTCTATGATTACCTTTTGACCTTTACAGAGCGATAGCTGTATGGTTGATTTCAGTGCCTTTTTGCCTGTCTGTCTTGTATGTAGATACTTGATAGCAGACTTTTTAAAAGGTATCCAACCAAGCGATTTGCGTTTGGCATCGGGTCGGTTGGTGCGCCAATTAAGTTTGGCTTTTTTAAATTGTTTACGAGATTTGGCATGAGTCTCGTTAATGGCTTGCAAAGTTTGCGAGTGCAAGCCTAAATACTCACCACTGCCTTTGGTGTATTGGCTTAAATCATAGGCCGAAAAGTACTTACCTGTGCGTCTTAAATGCTCAAAGCTTAACGCATTAACATAGTTCCACGCATAGTTAACACTCCCAGCTAGTTTGTTTAGCTGGTTTACGTGTTTGTCTTTGATGCGTAGCTTGAGGGTTTTCATAGGGTTAGTATGGCGAGGTTAATTTTAACTTGCAATACTTTAAGTACTAATCACGACAGTGTGTGTCGCCTTATATCCACCCCCTGAAGTAGGTGGTTTTAAGGCGACCGGTGATAAAGACACTCTAACTATAGGGTGTTTTTTTATAGCAGGGTATTTTGTATAGCAGGATGTTTTTATAGATAGTGCATAAGCGCATCGCAAGATGGTCTCAACTTATCTCATTTTGTTGTATATTACTACTTTAAAACCAAGAATCCTAACTGCTCCAAATACTCACGATTTATAGGAAGTGCAATGGCAAAAGAGACCGGCTCAAAGATTAGCGCATTTTTTCAAGAAATTATGCACGACTTATATTCGAGCTTATATCTTGCCATCGGTGGTGATCTAGAAGAAGAGACCCATGACTGGGCATCACGTGGTGCTGAACTGGCCAGTACCACCATTAAGATTATTATCCTACTGGCTATTCTTGGCTGTCTATATTGGCTGTTTATCTATATGATTAAACACAATAAAGAGCGGTTAAAGCTTAGCGACAAGCGTATGAGTATTGCCCGCTCCACCATCCGCTACATTTGGGTGGTCAGCTGCCTTATAGCGGTAATGAGTCAGATTAATATTGAGCCATCCACTGTCAAAGCCACAGCCAAGGCCAGTATTTGGGCCGGTATCTATTATGTGCTA
Protein-coding sequences here:
- a CDS encoding transposase, which translates into the protein MKTLKLRIKDKHVNQLNKLAGSVNYAWNYVNALSFEHLRRTGKYFSAYDLSQYTKGSGEYLGLHSQTLQAINETHAKSRKQFKKAKLNWRTNRPDAKRKSLGWIPFKKSAIKYLHTRQTGKKALKSTIQLSLCKGQKVIIDVFDSYNLSLYQINTLEIVQDSRHRWYACITVKDFPRQASGKGSVGIDLGLKESATTSNGDKLTTKQTQKWAKKLAIAQRAKNKQRVKAIHAKIKNSRLDAIHKFTTQLVKDNTLIVVGDVKSRSFTSKKTNLAKSTYDAGWFELKRQLDYKCKYAGCQLEIVNESYTTQTCSHCLKISDSSPKGRAGLGIRGWRCAECGTWHDRDINAAKNILAVGLDRLAVGIPSV